The genomic interval GCGCAATCTCTAAAAAGCGCCAGCCAACCCGGCCTCAACCCGGCTTGATGAAGAAAAACTAATTTGCCTGAGAAACGGAAAAATCGCCGGCTGTGTCAGTATAGCCGGCGATTTTTCTGATGTGCGCCTGATGAGCGCAGGTTCTAAAGGATGAAAGTATCAAAGCCACTTGGCAGCGGTATCTTCGCACATTCGATTACAAACAAAAGACCCGCACAGGCCGGATACTTCGGTACCCTTGACCGATACGAGTCTCTCTGCACGAATGCGGTTGAACCACCGTCTACCGAACGGTCCGCACGGCGGGGTGAGAGGCCGGTCACTGAATTCAGAGGAGTGACAGATCGCCCGATTGCAGTTGTGCTTTTAGGTTTCTGACCTTTTGCTCGATGATGGCGATGGTTTTGCGCATCTCTTCGTCCGATTGACCGCTCGGATCAGCCAATCCCCAGTCTTCGCGCCGCTTGCAGGGCAGGTAAGGACAGGTGACATTGCATCCCATGGTGATTAACAGATCAATTGCAGGCAGTTCTGCCAGCGATTTGGGGTGCTGCGTACGCTCCAGATCAATTTGGTAAATTTCTTTCATCAACCGAACCGCATCGGGATTAATTTGCGCAGCGATTTCTGTACCGGCAGAATAGCTTTCGAAGACATCTCCTGCCAGATGCTTGGCCAAAGCCTCCGCTATTTGGGAACGGCAGGAATTATGCACACAGACAAAAGCGACTTTTGGTTTGCTTTGCTTCATATTAACTTGCTTGCACTCCCTTCATTGAGATCAGACTGAGGTTGCGGAAACCAGTGTTTGGTTCGATTGGCGATTCTGACCAGAATCAGCATGGTGGGAACTTCGGTCAGAACTCCAACCGTGGTCGCCAGGGCGGCGGGAGAGGTGGTTCCAAATAGTGCGATTGCTACCGCCACCGATAATTCAAAGAAGTTTGAGGCGGCGATCATGCCGGCGGGCGCCGCTATCTCATGCGGCAGTTGCAGCCAGCGGCAGGGCAGATAGGAAATAAAGAAGATGAGGAAGGTTTGAATGATCAAAGGAATTGCGATTAACAGAATGTGTAAAGGATTCTTCAGGATAATCTCACCCTGGAAGGAGAATAGCAGGATCAGGGTCAGCAGCAAACCGGCGATGGTGGCGTGATCGAACTTCGGCAAGAATTGCTTTTCGAAGTATGCCATGCCGCTGCGGCGGC from Negativicutes bacterium carries:
- a CDS encoding arsenate reductase ArsC; amino-acid sequence: MKQSKPKVAFVCVHNSCRSQIAEALAKHLAGDVFESYSAGTEIAAQINPDAVRLMKEIYQIDLERTQHPKSLAELPAIDLLITMGCNVTCPYLPCKRREDWGLADPSGQSDEEMRKTIAIIEQKVRNLKAQLQSGDLSLL